A single window of Oxyura jamaicensis isolate SHBP4307 breed ruddy duck chromosome 3, BPBGC_Ojam_1.0, whole genome shotgun sequence DNA harbors:
- the SLC30A1 gene encoding zinc transporter 1, whose product MAAAAAAASGPRRRRWWWQNRRARLLCMLALTFLFFVVEVVVSRVTASLAMLSDSFHMLSDVMALVVALVAVRFAQRTRATKKNTFGWVRAEVMGALVNAVFLTALCFTILLEAIERFTEPHEIQQPLVVIAVGVAGLVVNLLGLCLFNHHGVGGHGHAHGHGHSHGGGSRHSRLGGGAKPEQPPGDAEAALHREETSTLVENCSSSNGVGQEKLGDMKDDTTDLQVNGNAGHYPLDVEEVEEDSSAQLNMRGVFLHVFGDALGSVIVVVNALLFYGLWNPCPKDGPCFNPCVNNHCMENATLSPVLGSANKSEQESVTVAGPCWLLYLDPVLCLIMVCILLYTTYPLLRESALILLQTVPKQIDVHSLNSKLRTLEGVEAVHELHIWQLAGSRIIGTAHIKCPDPSTYMMVAKRIKEIFHDEGIHATTIQPEFASVGSESGRGKCEFPCRTQCALKQCCGTVEDSTGKKTEKFSSLSISCSEVVIELPHNKTRRTKSESVPSVKLEANTDQNEQFESSL is encoded by the exons atggcggcggcagcggcggcggcgtcGGGGCCGCGTCGCCGCCGGTGGTGGTGGCAGAACCGTCGCGCGCGGCTGCTGTGCATGCTGGCGCTCACCTTCCTCTTCTTcgtggtggaggtggtggtgagCCGGGTGACGGCGTCGCTGGCCATGCTGTCCGACTCGTTCCACATGCTGTCCGACGTCATGGCCCTGGTCGTGGCGCTGGTGGCCGTGCGCTTCGCCCAGCGCACCCGCGCCACCAAGAAGAACACCTTCGGCTGGGTGCGCGCCGAGGTGATGGGCGCGCTGGTCAACGCCGTCTTCCTCACCGCCCTCTGCTTCACCATCCTGCTGGAGGCCATCGAGCGCTTCACCGAGCCCCACGAGATCCAGCAGCCGCTGGTGGTCATCGCCGTGGGGGTGGCGGGGCTCGTCGTCAacctgctggggctctgcctcTTCAACCACCACGGCGTCGGGGGGCACGGCCATGCCCACGGCCACGGCCACTCGCACGGCGGCGGCAGCAGGCACTCCCGGCTCGGCGGCGGAGCCAAGCCTGAGCAGCCCCCGGGGGACGCGGAGGCCGCGCTGCACCGGGAGGAGACCAGCACCTTGGTGGAGAACTGCAGCAGCTCCAACGGGGTCGGCCAGGAGAAGCTGG GTGATATGAAAGATGACACGACTGACCTACAAGTGAATGGGAATGCTGGCCATTATCCTCTGGACGTAGAGGAGGTTGAAGAAGACTCTAGTGCGCAGCTTAACATGCGTGGagtatttctgcatgtttttggaGATGCCTTAGGTTCAGTAATTGTGGTAGTGAATGCCTTGCTCTTTTATGGCTTGTGGAATCCGTGCCCCAAAGACGGGCCCTGCTTTAATCCATGCGTCAATAACCACTGCATGGAGAACGCTACTTTATCCCCAGTGCTTGGCAGCGCCAACAAGTCTGAGCAGGAGAGCGTTACGGTGGCTGGTCCATGCTGGTTGCTATACTTAGATCCTGTCCTTTGTCTGATTATGGTTTGTATACTCCTTTACACAACCTACCCGTTACTTAGGGAGTCGGCCCTTATACTTCTGCAGACTGTTCCCAAACAAATCGATGTTCATTCTTTGAACTCAAAGTTACGCACCCTCGAAGGAGTCGAAGCAGTCCATGAATTACACATTTGGCAGCTAGCAGGGAGTCGGATCATTGGCACTGCTCACATCAAGTGTCCCGACCCTTCCACGTACATGATGGTGGCAAAGCGCATAAAGGAGATCTTTCACGATGAAGGGATTCACGCGACTACCATTCAGCCCGAGTTTGCCAGCGTTGGCTCTGAATCAGGGAGAGGGAAATGCGAGTTTCCTTGCAGAACTCAGTGTGCTTTGAAGCAGTGCTGTGGAACAGTGGAAGATAGTActggaaagaagacagaaaaattttCTTCGCTGAGTATTTCTTGCTCAGAGGTTGTCATTGAATTGCCTCataacaaaaccagaaggacTAAATCGGAGAGCGTCCCTTCAGTTAAGCTAGAGGCAAACACTGATCAAAACGAGCAGTTTGAGTCGTCGTTGTAA